In the genome of Actinomadura graeca, one region contains:
- a CDS encoding SAM-dependent methyltransferase, with protein sequence MAIPVNSGSVLDLSRWAVASFAEDAHRHPGSPAGPAWPGSLDGSSAPAPSAARMNDYLLGGKDNYAADREMAEWALLKAPVISRLVRAGREFARHAVGHLAREAGLRQFIDVGCGLPGTDGVAGAVRASGGACRVGYVDNDPMVIAHARALLAVDAGTCAVAADVRDPAGLLAHPELLRVIDPDRPAGLLLFGVLDHLTDEDDPGGVLAGLVAGLAPGSHVALTHAERTPALDTVAVLLQEAGVPFTPRGPDEIAGICAGLEKRAGLEMLDDSGEHPPIISGGDPLPLTGFIGRKPE encoded by the coding sequence ATGGCGATCCCCGTGAACTCCGGGTCGGTGCTCGACCTGAGCCGGTGGGCCGTCGCCTCCTTCGCGGAGGACGCCCACCGGCACCCGGGGTCTCCGGCCGGGCCCGCCTGGCCGGGGTCCCTGGACGGATCGAGCGCGCCGGCCCCGAGCGCCGCCAGGATGAACGACTACCTCCTCGGCGGCAAGGACAACTACGCGGCGGACCGGGAGATGGCGGAGTGGGCGCTGCTGAAGGCGCCGGTCATCTCCCGGCTCGTCCGGGCGGGCCGGGAGTTCGCCCGGCACGCCGTCGGCCACCTCGCCCGGGAGGCGGGGCTGCGGCAGTTCATCGACGTCGGATGCGGGCTTCCCGGGACGGACGGCGTCGCCGGCGCCGTCCGCGCCTCAGGCGGGGCCTGCCGGGTCGGATACGTCGACAACGACCCGATGGTGATCGCGCACGCGCGGGCGCTGCTCGCCGTGGACGCGGGGACGTGCGCGGTCGCCGCGGACGTCCGTGACCCCGCCGGGCTGCTGGCCCATCCGGAGCTGCTGCGGGTGATCGACCCCGACCGGCCGGCGGGGCTGCTGCTGTTCGGCGTGCTGGACCACCTCACCGACGAGGACGACCCCGGCGGCGTCCTCGCCGGGCTGGTGGCGGGCCTCGCCCCGGGGAGCCATGTGGCGCTCACCCATGCCGAGCGGACGCCCGCCCTGGACACCGTCGCGGTGCTCCTCCAGGAGGCGGGGGTGCCTTTCACGCCCCGCGGCCCGGACGAGATCGCCGGCATCTGCGCCGGCCTGGAGAAACGCGCCGGCCTGGAAATGCTGGACGACTCCGGCGAGCACCCGCCGATCATCTCCGGCGGGGACCCGCTGCCACTCACCGGTTTCATCGGACGCAAGCCAGAGTGA
- a CDS encoding class I SAM-dependent methyltransferase, which yields MENTARALANLTHKRWESNADYWVKIIRERRDRYRTELTDAAVLDAVGPCEGLRVLDAGCGEGYLARTLASRGADVVGVDACRSLVDAAGAVHADASGGSLAFTCASVDAMPVDDKGFDLVVCNHLFSHLPDPTDAIVEFGRVLKPGGRLIILTLHPCFYVEHSERGAMHAVPAAQYFAARGIDQHFLVDGLESPAMITSWLRPLEFYSGTLRDAGFVIADLREPHPTEDQLANDPWWRRGFPTAMFMLLIAERR from the coding sequence GTGGAAAACACGGCGCGAGCACTCGCGAACCTGACACACAAGAGATGGGAGTCCAATGCCGACTACTGGGTGAAGATCATTCGGGAGCGGCGGGACCGGTACCGCACCGAGCTCACGGACGCGGCCGTCCTGGACGCGGTCGGCCCGTGCGAGGGGCTGCGGGTCCTGGACGCCGGGTGCGGCGAGGGCTACCTCGCCCGCACGCTGGCCTCGCGGGGCGCCGACGTCGTCGGCGTCGACGCCTGCCGGAGCCTGGTCGACGCGGCGGGGGCCGTCCACGCGGACGCGTCCGGGGGCTCGCTGGCGTTCACCTGCGCGAGCGTCGACGCGATGCCCGTGGACGACAAGGGGTTCGACCTGGTCGTCTGCAACCACCTGTTCAGCCATCTGCCGGATCCGACGGACGCGATCGTCGAGTTCGGCCGGGTGCTGAAACCCGGGGGGCGGCTGATCATACTCACCCTGCACCCCTGTTTCTATGTCGAGCACTCCGAGCGGGGCGCCATGCACGCCGTCCCGGCGGCGCAGTACTTCGCCGCACGCGGCATCGACCAGCACTTCCTGGTGGACGGCCTGGAGTCACCGGCGATGATCACATCGTGGCTCCGGCCGCTGGAATTCTACTCTGGAACGCTCCGAGACGCCGGTTTCGTCATCGCCGACCTGCGCGAGCCGCACCCGACGGAAGACCAGCTGGCGAACGACCCGTGGTGGCGCCGGGGCTTCCCGACGGCCATGTTCATGCTGCTCATCGCCGAGCGCCGCTGA
- a CDS encoding ATP-binding protein, whose translation MNAPDAWSGTPVLVPAPAPAPSLEIATSSAWNNGKSTGRLLGEIDLAATPAAVRLGRSYVRELVGQYFGAGRSELADLELLTSEALTGSVLYARPRRDGTVMLSALHIDRFIRVEVTDGGGLRGHTRSPEEPSQNHTRGLVLMRALAADHGTHRNRNGTSTFWFGVAVREGWRSP comes from the coding sequence ATGAACGCACCAGACGCATGGTCGGGGACCCCGGTCCTGGTACCGGCCCCGGCGCCCGCCCCTTCGCTGGAAATCGCTACCTCGTCCGCCTGGAACAACGGAAAGTCCACCGGGCGCCTCCTTGGCGAGATCGACCTCGCCGCGACACCGGCGGCCGTCAGGCTCGGCCGCTCCTACGTCCGCGAACTGGTCGGCCAGTACTTCGGCGCCGGCCGGTCGGAGCTCGCCGACCTGGAGCTGCTGACCAGCGAGGCCCTCACCGGCTCGGTCCTGTACGCACGGCCGCGCCGGGACGGGACCGTCATGCTGTCAGCGCTGCACATCGACCGGTTCATCCGGGTCGAGGTCACCGACGGGGGTGGCCTGCGGGGGCACACCCGGTCGCCGGAGGAGCCCTCGCAGAACCACACACGGGGGCTGGTTCTGATGCGGGCGCTCGCCGCCGACCACGGCACGCACCGCAACCGGAACGGCACGTCGACGTTCTGGTTCGGGGTGGCCGTCCGGGAAGGATGGCGATCCCCGTGA
- a CDS encoding exodeoxyribonuclease III: protein MRLATWNVNSVKARLPRLLAWLEEAGPDVLCLQETKCHAGAFPSAEMAELGYETAAHGDGRWNGVAVLSRVGLEDVSRGFPGEPGYGGEDADLEAEKTGQARLPDLAEPVLPGPEARAIGATCGGVRVWSLYAPNGRTPESAHYSYKLDWFAALRAALAEELRHDRPLVACGDYNVAPTDADVWDPSAFTGSTHVTVPERQALADLLDLGLRDVVPTPMKGPHPYTYWDYRAGMFHKNMGMRIDLFYASEPLAGKVRSAYVDREARKGKGPSDHAPVVVDVDLG from the coding sequence ATGCGTCTCGCGACATGGAACGTCAATTCGGTGAAGGCACGGCTGCCCCGCCTGCTGGCCTGGCTGGAAGAGGCGGGACCGGACGTCCTGTGCCTCCAGGAGACCAAGTGTCACGCGGGCGCCTTCCCTTCGGCAGAAATGGCGGAACTGGGCTATGAGACCGCGGCCCATGGCGATGGCCGCTGGAACGGCGTCGCGGTGCTCTCCAGAGTGGGCCTGGAGGACGTCTCACGGGGTTTCCCAGGCGAACCCGGCTACGGCGGCGAGGATGCGGACCTCGAAGCCGAGAAGACGGGTCAGGCCCGTCTCCCCGATCTGGCCGAGCCCGTCCTGCCAGGCCCTGAGGCCCGGGCCATAGGTGCCACATGTGGCGGGGTGCGCGTCTGGTCCCTTTACGCTCCGAACGGCCGCACCCCGGAATCGGCGCATTACTCCTACAAGCTCGACTGGTTCGCGGCCCTCCGGGCGGCGCTGGCGGAGGAACTGCGGCACGACCGCCCGCTCGTGGCCTGTGGCGACTACAACGTGGCGCCGACGGACGCCGACGTCTGGGACCCGTCCGCCTTCACGGGATCGACGCACGTCACCGTCCCCGAGCGGCAGGCCCTGGCCGACCTGCTGGACCTCGGTCTCCGCGACGTGGTCCCCACCCCGATGAAGGGCCCCCACCCCTATACCTACTGGGACTACCGGGCCGGGATGTTCCACAAGAACATGGGCATGCGCATCGATCTCTTCTACGCGAGCGAGCCGCTCGCCGGAAAGGTCCGCTCCGCCTATGTGGACCGTGAGGCGCGCAAGGGCAAGGGCCCGTCCGATCACGCGCCCGTGGTCGTCGACGTCGATCTCGGCTGA
- a CDS encoding SAM-dependent methyltransferase translates to MADTDRTRWNTKYEGGADAPFTAHPLTARALSLALPDGPMLDLASGPSGNALLAARHGRDVLAVDISDVALRRLDQEARRRGVSGLVRTEEADLEVWRPEAGAFAFVLCAGYWDRALFEPATRAVMPGGLLAWEAFTLDARSARPSLPGEWCLAEGEPASLLPAGSAVLEQADLPKSGKRRLLARLPGQPRSTSTTTGA, encoded by the coding sequence GTGGCCGACACGGACCGGACGCGGTGGAACACCAAGTACGAGGGAGGTGCGGACGCGCCGTTCACGGCGCATCCGCTGACGGCGCGCGCGCTGTCGCTCGCGCTTCCGGACGGCCCCATGCTCGATCTGGCGTCGGGGCCGTCCGGGAACGCACTGCTGGCCGCCCGGCATGGGCGCGACGTGCTCGCGGTGGACATCTCCGACGTCGCCCTGCGGCGCCTCGACCAGGAGGCGCGGCGCCGCGGCGTCTCCGGCCTCGTCCGTACCGAGGAGGCCGATCTGGAGGTCTGGCGGCCCGAGGCGGGCGCCTTCGCGTTCGTGCTGTGCGCCGGCTACTGGGACCGCGCGCTCTTCGAGCCCGCCACCCGGGCGGTGATGCCCGGCGGGCTGCTCGCCTGGGAGGCGTTCACCCTGGACGCCAGGAGCGCACGCCCGTCGCTTCCGGGCGAGTGGTGCCTGGCCGAGGGCGAGCCCGCGTCGCTGCTCCCGGCCGGATCCGCCGTCCTGGAGCAGGCCGACCTCCCAAAGAGCGGCAAACGCCGTCTCCTGGCCCGCCTGCCCGGTCAGCCGAGATCGACGTCGACGACCACGGGCGCGTGA